A single window of Rhipicephalus microplus isolate Deutch F79 chromosome 5, USDA_Rmic, whole genome shotgun sequence DNA harbors:
- the LOC142817936 gene encoding uncharacterized protein LOC142817936 isoform X2, which produces MPSGGPSYGSYCCVSWCFNNGRTHKKPGTSFFRVPRDGRMKAWMQYAGRDDLLSKPASLLYATYRVCSDHFTAQSFMDPGHTRLTRMAVPSVQPAAPCSLSVASSSDCDMAAEAALQGPAVEASESGSHTLRCPDEQGGSSLVAGERISDDFVLPEKTLTSRSAVTKGTCVAGKLYVHFNTRVD; this is translated from the exons atgccgtccggcggtccaagctacggcagctactgctgtgtatcgtggtgcttcaacaatggcagaacccacaagaagcctgggacgagtttcttccgcgtaccacgggacggcag gatgaaagcatggatgcagtatgctggacgcgatgatctcctgagtaagccggccagcctattgtacgcaacgtacagggtttgtagcgaccattttactgctcaaagtttcatggaccctgggcacacaaggcttacaagaatggctgttcccagtgtgcaaccagctgcaccat gttctctgagcgtcgcttcaagtagtgactgtgacatggctgcagaagctgcactgcaag gacctgcggtagaggcttcagaaagcggctcccacacattgaggtgccccgatgaacagg gtggcagctcccttgtagctggtgaaagaatttctgatgatttcgtcttgccggagaaaaccttaaccagtcgttcagctgtcacaaaaggaacttgtgtggccggtaagttgtatgttcacttcaacaccagagtggattga
- the LOC142817936 gene encoding uncharacterized protein LOC142817936 isoform X1: MPSGGPSYGSYCCVSWCFNNGRTHKKPGTSFFRVPRDGRMKAWMQYAGRDDLLSKPASLLYATYRVCSDHFTAQSFMDPGHTRLTRMAVPSVQPAAPCSLSVASSSDCDMAAEAALQGPAVEASESGSHTLRCPDEQGGSSLVAGERISDDFVLPEKTLTSRSAVTKGTCVAGRSQDCSDSIVRGTEQASQDPPEDVSANSSTPECLRENVRSCVPATMSPSMKYKQTIKHLQAKVAAQRKTIKRLQRQPHQAPSSTTKALEVIRPHVTEEVFKLLSAHVRLRPKCKGKRFPVWFKKFALHLNFRGPRAYRFLAPYFSLPSRRSLRRWLANVKMTPGIIPGILSSIATNTQAWNERDRVCALVFDEIALKKNLYYDASRDVVQGFTDDGTHRTSTIADRALVFLLVGVSRKWVQPVAFTIGHTSTPSSVMHNLLVSLILELRSINIAVKAVICDQGSSNVSLANQLKVTVAKPFFEVNGERVYYIFDVPHLIKTTRNNVQAHKLYIGDDIVNWSHIVSLYQSSHELRLRLAPKLTERHVHQKPFSNMKVSRATQVFSASVSIAITAMVYAKVLPASAITTAQFCDRMDRIFDALNSSSKKRTSQKLRHAIMKNDSELIDFLRGQLPWIASWQFVGRRQPQTIVGWQITIQAICQLWDDLSKNYNFEYLLTRRLQQDPLENIFGHIRQKQGCNTNPNVAQFICGLKHICIRKLFKLSEYGNVEDDECDLLQEQLSPFSLTSASLVDNEECAQPQPDDFPALDDLSELATNIHSHIIDDSAAYYVAGFLIKHFLRNACDGCSCPQLLKDDSETLKGTHQYFTMLKAYHVPSKLFGNLTVPSEAAFAYVQQLESRFLAIIEATAHHLKVCDVLYHHLSSVGDFHFCSAGCRAKFLKMFCRVRLCWHVRFVNRNLDRVRFQSSISGMQLDKFKG; this comes from the exons atgccgtccggcggtccaagctacggcagctactgctgtgtatcgtggtgcttcaacaatggcagaacccacaagaagcctgggacgagtttcttccgcgtaccacgggacggcag gatgaaagcatggatgcagtatgctggacgcgatgatctcctgagtaagccggccagcctattgtacgcaacgtacagggtttgtagcgaccattttactgctcaaagtttcatggaccctgggcacacaaggcttacaagaatggctgttcccagtgtgcaaccagctgcaccat gttctctgagcgtcgcttcaagtagtgactgtgacatggctgcagaagctgcactgcaag gacctgcggtagaggcttcagaaagcggctcccacacattgaggtgccccgatgaacagg gtggcagctcccttgtagctggtgaaagaatttctgatgatttcgtcttgccggagaaaaccttaaccagtcgttcagctgtcacaaaaggaacttgtgtggccg gccgctcgcaagattgttccgacagcattgtccgaggcactgaacaagcttcacaagaccctccagaagacgtctccgccaacagctccacgcctgagtgccttagagaaaatg tgcgttcctgtgtgccagcgacaatgtctccatcaatgaagtacaagcaaaccattaaacatctgcaagccaaagtagcagcacagcggaaaactatcaaaagactgcagagacagcctcaccaagcaccgtcatcgactacgaaggcccttgaagttatccgaccgcacgtcaccgaggaggtttttaaacttctttctgcacatgttcgcttgaggcccaaatgcaagggcaagcggtttcccgtgtggttcaagaaattcgctcttcacttaaacttccgaggtccgcgagcataccgatttctggctccgtatttttctttgccctcccggcgttcattaaggaggtggctagctaatgtaaagatgactccaggcataattccaggaatcctttcttccattgcaacaaatactcaagcttggaatgaacgggaccgagtgtgcgctttagttttcgacgaaatagcactcaaaaagaatttgtactatgatgcttcaagagacgttgtccagggttttacagatgatggcactcatcgcacttcaaccatcgctgatcgagcactggtttttcttcttgttggtgtttcgagaaagtgggttcaaccggttgcttttactatagggcacacatcaacaccatcatctgttatgcataacttgctggtgtcactcattttggagcttaggagcattaatattgcagtgaaagcagtcatttgtgaccagggcagttcaaatgtaagtctcgctaaccaactaaaagtgactgtagcaaagcctttttttgaagttaatggtgagcgggtatattacatttttgatgttccgcatttaattaaaacaacgcgcaataatgtccaagcacacaagttatacattggggatgacatcgttaactggtcgcacattgtaagcctttaccaatcctcacatgagttgcggttgcgattggctccaaagttgactgaacggcacgttcatcagaaacctttttctaatatgaaggtcagcagagcaactcaggtcttcagtgcatcagtttcgattgctatcacggcaatggtgtatgcgaaggtgctgcctgcctcggccatcactacagctcaattttgtgatcgtatggacaggattttcgatgccttgaacagctcgagtaaaaaaagaacttcgcaaaagctgcggcatgcaatcatgaaaaatgattcagagctgattgacttcctccgaggccagcttccctggattgcatcatggcagtttgttggcagacgtcaaccacaaaccatcgtaggttggcaaattacaattcaggcaatttgtcaactatgggacgacctctccaaaaattacaattttgaatacctgttaacacgcaggcttcaacaggatcctctggagaacatatttggccacattaggcaaaaacagggttgcaacaccaaccccaatgtagcacaatttatttgtggcctgaagcacatctgcataagaaaactcttcaagctgtcagaatacggaaatgtcgaggatgatgaatgtgacctcctccaggaacagctgtcgccattctccctcaccagtgcgtctcttgtggataatgaggagtgtgcacagccacagcctgacgactttcccgctctagacgatctctctgaacttgcgacaaacattcactcccatattatcgatgactccgctgcatattatgtagctggttttctcatcaaacacttccttcggaatgcatgtgacggttgcagttgcccacagttactgaaagacgacagtgagacgcttaagggtacccaccagtatttcacaatgctcaaagcataccacgtccccagcaaactttttgggaatctcactgtgccatcagaagcagcttttgcatacgtacaacaacttgaatctcgctttcttgccataattgaggccactgcacatcacctgaaagtgtgcgatgttttgtatcaccatctgtcaagtgttggcgattttcatttctgctctgctgggtgtcgcgctaagtttctgaaaatgttttgccgggttcgtttatgttggcatgtgcgttttgtgaaccgaaacttagacagggttaggttccagtcttcaatctcgggcatgcagcttgacaagttcaaaggttag